In a genomic window of Pseudomonas putida:
- the folE gene encoding GTP cyclohydrolase I FolE, whose amino-acid sequence MTLSLHQNALSESYREILIGLGENPDREGLLDTPMRAAKAMQYLCHGYDQSIEEIVNGALFASDNDEMVIVDNIELYSLCEHHMLPFIGKAHVAYIPTGRVLGLSKVARLVDMFARRLQIQENLTRQIAEAVQKVTGAAGVAVVIEARHMCMMMRGVEKQNSTMNTSVMLGAFRESSNTRQEFLQLIGRSK is encoded by the coding sequence ATGACGTTATCCCTGCACCAGAACGCGCTGTCCGAGAGCTATCGTGAGATTCTCATCGGCCTCGGCGAAAACCCCGACCGCGAAGGCTTGCTCGACACCCCGATGCGCGCGGCCAAGGCGATGCAGTACCTCTGCCACGGCTACGATCAAAGTATCGAAGAGATCGTCAACGGTGCCCTGTTCGCCTCCGACAACGACGAGATGGTGATCGTCGACAACATCGAGCTTTATTCGCTCTGCGAACATCACATGCTGCCCTTCATCGGCAAGGCGCATGTGGCTTATATTCCGACCGGCAGGGTGCTGGGCCTGTCGAAGGTGGCGCGGCTGGTGGACATGTTCGCAAGGCGCCTGCAGATCCAGGAAAACCTCACCCGGCAAATCGCCGAAGCGGTGCAAAAAGTCACCGGCGCAGCCGGCGTTGCGGTCGTCATCGAAGCCCGGCACATGTGCATGATGATGCGCGGCGTCGAGAAGCAGAATTCGACCATGAATACCTCGGTGATGCTCGGCGCCTTCCGCGAGTCGAGCAATACCCGCCAGGAGTTCCTGCAATTGATTGGACGGAGCAAGTAG
- the folM gene encoding dihydromonapterin reductase, with amino-acid sequence MTSSVAPILITGAGQRVGLHCALRLLEDGHRVIFSYRSERPGVQTLRDLGATAVFADFSSEAGILDFIRELKTHTASLRAIVHNASEWLAETPDTDAVAFTRMFNVHMLAPYLINLHCADLLERSNPADIVHISDDVTRKGSSKHIGYCASKAGLESLTLSFAAKYAPGIKVNGIAPALLLFNPDDDAAYRAKALAKSALGIEPGSEVIYQSLRYLLDNPYVTGTTLTVNGGRHIK; translated from the coding sequence ATGACTTCTTCCGTAGCCCCCATCCTCATCACCGGTGCCGGCCAGCGCGTCGGCCTGCACTGTGCGCTACGATTGCTCGAAGACGGCCATCGGGTGATCTTCAGTTACCGCAGCGAGCGTCCCGGCGTACAGACTTTGCGCGACTTGGGGGCGACCGCGGTGTTCGCCGACTTCTCCAGCGAAGCCGGGATCCTCGATTTCATCCGCGAACTGAAAACCCATACCGCCAGCCTGCGCGCCATTGTGCACAACGCTTCCGAGTGGCTGGCCGAAACCCCTGACACCGATGCGGTGGCGTTCACCCGCATGTTCAACGTACACATGCTGGCGCCCTACCTGATCAACCTGCATTGCGCCGACCTGCTTGAGCGCTCGAACCCTGCGGACATCGTGCACATCAGTGATGACGTGACCCGCAAGGGCAGCAGCAAACATATCGGCTACTGCGCCAGCAAGGCCGGGCTCGAAAGCCTGACCCTGTCCTTCGCGGCGAAGTACGCGCCAGGCATCAAAGTCAACGGGATCGCCCCGGCCCTGCTACTGTTCAATCCTGATGATGACGCGGCCTACCGGGCCAAAGCGCTGGCCAAGTCCGCGCTGGGTATCGAGCCCGGCAGCGAAGTGATCTACCAGAGCCTGCGCTATTTGCTCGATAACCCCTATGTCACCGGCACGACCCTGACCGTCAATGGCGGAAGGCACATCAAATAA
- a CDS encoding antibiotic biosynthesis monooxygenase, with the protein MSTPPVTLMVARRVADGRYQDLIAWLREGEQLATDFPGYLGSGVLAPPPDDDEFQIIFRFADEQTLHTWEHSASRTAWLARGSDLFAHPTEHRVSGIEGWFGAAGQRPPRWKQAVAIWLAFFPVSLLFNFVLGPLLGEMPLLPRVLISTLCLTPLMVYFFIPLSTRLLAGWLNGAPARRLPAEPASQNH; encoded by the coding sequence ATGTCTACCCCCCCTGTCACCCTGATGGTTGCGCGCCGCGTTGCCGATGGACGTTATCAGGACCTGATCGCCTGGTTGCGCGAAGGCGAACAATTGGCCACCGATTTCCCCGGTTACCTGGGCTCCGGCGTACTGGCTCCGCCACCTGACGATGACGAATTCCAGATTATCTTCCGCTTCGCAGACGAGCAGACGCTGCACACCTGGGAACATTCCGCTTCGCGTACCGCCTGGCTGGCACGGGGCAGCGACCTGTTCGCGCACCCGACCGAGCATCGCGTCAGCGGCATCGAAGGCTGGTTCGGCGCTGCGGGCCAGCGCCCGCCTCGCTGGAAGCAGGCCGTGGCGATCTGGCTGGCATTCTTCCCGGTATCCCTGCTGTTCAACTTTGTCCTGGGGCCATTGCTGGGCGAAATGCCCCTGCTGCCCCGCGTGTTGATCAGCACCCTGTGCCTGACGCCGTTGATGGTCTATTTCTTCATTCCGTTGTCGACCCGGTTGCTGGCGGGTTGGTTGAACGGTGCGCCCGCTCGACGATTGCCGGCCGAGCCCGCCTCCCAAAACCACTAA
- a CDS encoding MerR family transcriptional regulator: protein MPILTDAAPDVSPVLSLEREELFPIREVARLTGVNPVTLRAWERRYGLIVPTRTESGHRLYSMTDIERVRSILDWIERGVAVSKIGKLLAKASPLQALSHIIPDSLVQADYAQWQSQVQAAVSAFDDVRLDQVYAQIFSTYTQPVVFQDILIPLWKQLLQRQDTFGRTSEWLFLDGFLRSRVLQRLLLIRDPKPPRVLISALAGQCRELELLIAALFLSSGQTSVRVLTIGQPLDELTLVCERIKPQALVLFSNHVPGPELPRRLNRLAMSVDCPVLLAGDASDLAQQSLAGSSIGCLGSEGALMRQRLKQFLAGNLDT, encoded by the coding sequence ATGCCCATACTGACTGACGCTGCCCCTGATGTGTCGCCTGTACTCTCCCTTGAACGGGAAGAGCTTTTCCCCATCCGTGAGGTAGCGAGGTTGACCGGCGTCAATCCAGTCACACTTCGCGCATGGGAACGACGTTATGGTCTGATCGTCCCTACTCGCACCGAAAGTGGGCATCGTCTGTATTCCATGACCGATATCGAGCGTGTACGCAGCATCCTCGACTGGATCGAGCGCGGCGTGGCTGTAAGCAAGATCGGCAAGCTGCTCGCCAAGGCATCACCACTGCAGGCGTTGTCACACATCATCCCCGACAGTCTTGTTCAGGCCGATTACGCGCAATGGCAGTCGCAGGTCCAGGCCGCGGTCAGTGCGTTTGACGATGTACGTCTGGACCAGGTCTACGCACAGATCTTTTCCACCTACACCCAGCCGGTCGTATTTCAGGACATCCTGATCCCGCTCTGGAAACAATTGCTGCAACGCCAGGACACGTTTGGGCGGACCAGCGAATGGCTGTTTCTCGACGGTTTCCTGCGCTCTCGGGTTTTGCAGCGCCTGCTGTTGATTCGAGACCCGAAACCCCCGCGTGTCCTCATCAGTGCTTTGGCAGGTCAGTGCCGCGAACTGGAGCTTTTGATTGCGGCCCTGTTCCTGAGCAGCGGACAAACCAGTGTGCGCGTATTGACCATTGGCCAGCCGCTCGACGAGTTGACTTTGGTCTGCGAACGGATCAAGCCCCAGGCGCTGGTGCTGTTTTCCAACCACGTCCCCGGCCCCGAATTGCCAAGACGCCTGAATCGCCTGGCAATGAGTGTGGATTGTCCGGTGTTGCTGGCGGGCGATGCATCCGATCTGGCTCAGCAGAGTCTGGCGGGATCGTCGATCGGCTGTCTGGGCAGCGAAGGCGCGTTGATGCGCCAGAGACTGAAGCAGTTCCTGGCGGGCAATCTGGATACCTGA
- a CDS encoding PAS domain-containing protein → MINAKLLQLAINASNDGIVIAEKEGDQDKILIYVNPAFERLTGYTSEEILYQDCRFLQSGDRDQDALPKIRDALNSEGSCREILRNYRKDGTPFWNELSISTVQNPNDGQVYFIGVQKDVTIQVKAQQRVAQLEAQLAEVQAELAALKATNGVNISAN, encoded by the coding sequence ATGATCAACGCAAAACTCCTGCAACTGGCCATCAACGCTTCAAACGACGGAATCGTGATTGCCGAAAAGGAAGGCGACCAGGACAAGATCCTGATTTACGTCAACCCGGCGTTCGAACGCCTGACCGGTTACACCAGCGAAGAAATCCTTTATCAGGATTGCCGTTTCCTGCAATCGGGCGACCGCGACCAGGACGCCCTGCCGAAAATTCGTGATGCCTTGAACAGCGAAGGGTCGTGCCGGGAAATCCTGCGCAACTACAGGAAGGACGGCACGCCTTTCTGGAATGAACTGTCTATTTCGACAGTGCAAAACCCCAATGATGGCCAGGTTTATTTCATCGGCGTGCAGAAGGACGTGACCATCCAGGTCAAGGCCCAACAACGGGTGGCACAGCTTGAAGCGCAACTGGCGGAGGTCCAGGCCGAACTTGCCGCACTCAAGGCGACGAACGGCGTAAACATTTCGGCGAATTAG
- a CDS encoding flavodoxin, whose product MKVAIISGSVYGTAEEVARHAASILKAAGFETAYNPRASLADLQAFEPEAFLAVTSTTGMGELPDNVQPLYFAIRDQLPAAWRGLPGAVIALGDASYGDTFCGGGELMRELFGELGIREVLPMLRLDASESVNPEGDAEPWLAELVGALKG is encoded by the coding sequence ATGAAAGTCGCCATCATTTCCGGCTCGGTATACGGCACGGCCGAAGAAGTCGCCCGTCACGCGGCGAGCATTTTGAAAGCCGCCGGTTTCGAAACGGCCTACAACCCTCGTGCCAGCCTCGCCGATCTTCAGGCATTTGAACCAGAGGCCTTTCTGGCCGTGACCTCCACTACGGGCATGGGCGAATTACCGGATAACGTACAGCCGCTGTACTTCGCCATTCGCGACCAATTGCCCGCGGCCTGGCGTGGCTTGCCGGGGGCGGTGATCGCTTTGGGCGATGCCAGTTATGGCGATACCTTTTGCGGCGGTGGCGAACTGATGCGCGAACTGTTCGGTGAACTGGGCATCCGCGAAGTGCTGCCAATGTTGCGTCTGGATGCCAGCGAGAGCGTGAATCCGGAAGGGGATGCCGAGCCTTGGCTGGCTGAGCTCGTCGGTGCTCTCAAGGGTTGA
- a CDS encoding class II aldolase/adducin family protein, translating into MSVAPVQSPNSVKDLVSPAEWQARVDLAACYRLVAQHGWDDLIFTHISAKVPGTEDFLINPFGMMFHEITASSLVKVDQAGNKLMDSPYEINPAGYTIHSAVHEVRHDVVCVLHTHTASGVAVSAQKQGVLPISQQSLFVLSSLAYHAYEGVALNHEEKARLQADLGENNFLMLHNHGLLTCGSSIADTFLMMFTFQRACDIQVMAQTGGAELIAIEPQILAGAKAMIAGVTKSAQGMGGALAWPALLRKLDKQDPGYKL; encoded by the coding sequence GTGAGCGTAGCCCCCGTCCAATCTCCAAACAGCGTCAAAGATCTTGTCAGCCCCGCTGAATGGCAAGCCCGCGTCGACCTCGCCGCCTGTTACCGCCTTGTCGCCCAGCATGGCTGGGATGATCTGATCTTTACCCACATCTCCGCCAAAGTGCCGGGCACCGAAGATTTCCTGATCAACCCGTTCGGCATGATGTTCCACGAAATCACCGCGTCGAGCCTGGTCAAGGTTGATCAGGCGGGCAACAAGCTGATGGACAGTCCCTACGAGATCAATCCGGCCGGGTACACCATCCACAGCGCGGTGCATGAAGTCCGTCACGATGTCGTCTGTGTGCTGCACACGCACACCGCTTCGGGTGTTGCGGTGTCGGCGCAGAAACAGGGCGTGCTGCCGATCAGTCAGCAGTCGTTGTTCGTATTGTCGAGCCTGGCGTATCACGCCTACGAAGGTGTGGCGCTCAACCACGAAGAAAAGGCGCGGCTGCAAGCCGACCTCGGTGAAAACAATTTCCTGATGCTGCATAACCACGGCCTGCTGACCTGTGGCAGCAGCATCGCCGACACTTTCCTGATGATGTTCACCTTCCAGCGCGCCTGCGATATCCAGGTCATGGCGCAGACCGGTGGCGCGGAACTGATCGCCATCGAACCGCAGATTCTGGCAGGGGCGAAGGCGATGATTGCCGGCGTGACCAAAAGTGCTCAAGGCATGGGTGGGGCGTTGGCCTGGCCAGCGCTGCTGCGCAAACTCGATAAACAGGATCCGGGGTACAAGCTCTGA
- a CDS encoding alpha/beta fold hydrolase, whose product MALAEIPLSVWRKRSRTFIFRGQTIRYWTAGQGEPLLLIHGFPSASWDWHYLWQPLTQRYRVIACDMLGFGDSAKPVNHEYSLLEQADLQQALLAHLNVAQPVHLLAHDYGDSVAQELLARHYESHIHIASCVFLNGGLFPETHRPVLMQKLLLSPLGWMIGRAFSRDGLVKSFRQIFGPKTRPSESVIDDFWSLIETNHGPRVMHKLITYIPERRVQRERWVSAMQRGEVPLRVIDGEFDPVSGVHMVARYRELIADADTVLLNDIGHYPQIEAPCQVLKHYLEFRERLMLPPLKMACS is encoded by the coding sequence ATGGCACTTGCCGAGATTCCCCTGTCAGTCTGGCGCAAGCGCAGCCGGACCTTCATCTTCCGTGGCCAGACCATCCGATACTGGACGGCGGGGCAGGGTGAGCCGCTGCTGCTCATTCATGGCTTCCCCAGCGCCAGTTGGGACTGGCATTACCTGTGGCAACCCCTGACTCAGCGTTATCGCGTGATTGCCTGCGACATGCTCGGGTTCGGTGATTCGGCCAAACCCGTGAATCACGAATACAGCCTGCTGGAGCAGGCCGACCTGCAGCAGGCATTACTGGCGCACTTGAATGTCGCGCAACCGGTCCATCTGCTGGCCCATGACTATGGCGACAGCGTGGCCCAGGAGTTGTTGGCGCGGCATTACGAATCGCACATCCACATCGCCAGCTGCGTGTTCCTCAATGGCGGGTTGTTCCCGGAAACCCATCGCCCGGTGCTGATGCAGAAACTGCTGCTCAGTCCCTTGGGCTGGATGATTGGTCGCGCATTCAGTCGTGATGGGCTGGTGAAGAGCTTCCGGCAGATTTTCGGACCCAAGACCCGTCCCAGCGAAAGCGTGATCGATGATTTCTGGAGCCTGATCGAAACCAACCATGGCCCGCGGGTCATGCACAAATTGATCACCTACATTCCCGAGCGACGGGTGCAACGCGAGCGCTGGGTGAGTGCGATGCAGCGTGGCGAGGTGCCGCTGCGGGTGATCGATGGCGAGTTCGATCCGGTTTCCGGCGTGCACATGGTCGCCCGGTACCGGGAGCTGATTGCCGATGCGGACACGGTGCTGTTGAACGACATCGGTCATTACCCGCAGATTGAAGCGCCGTGTCAGGTGCTCAAGCACTACCTGGAGTTTCGCGAGCGTCTGATGCTGCCGCCGCTGAAGATGGCGTGTTCCTGA
- a CDS encoding SDR family oxidoreductase, whose protein sequence is MNQSVRFEDKVVIITGAGGGLGRAHALLFARQGAKVLVNDLGGSAQGEGANASAADRVVAEIRDAGGTAVANHDSVTDGDKLVQHAMDAFGRVDVVVNNAGILRDKTFHKMEDADWDLVYRVHVEGAYKVTRAAWPHMREQNYGRVIFTASTSGIYGNFGQSNYGMAKLGLYGLTRTLAIEGRKNNILVNAIAPTGGTRMTEGLIPPQVFEQLKPELVSPLVVYLASETCQDTSGLFEVGGGWMGKVRWERSLGVGFDPRAGFSPEDVAEHWSQICDFEGAAHPKDNIEALKEMMGNLQKYSL, encoded by the coding sequence ATGAATCAATCTGTACGCTTCGAAGACAAAGTCGTGATCATCACCGGTGCAGGTGGCGGCCTGGGACGGGCGCACGCACTGTTGTTCGCCAGGCAGGGTGCCAAAGTATTGGTCAACGACCTCGGTGGTTCGGCTCAGGGCGAAGGTGCCAATGCTTCGGCGGCGGATCGTGTGGTGGCGGAGATCCGCGACGCGGGCGGCACCGCGGTGGCTAACCACGACTCGGTCACCGATGGCGACAAGCTGGTACAACATGCCATGGACGCGTTCGGTCGCGTCGACGTGGTGGTCAACAACGCCGGCATCCTGCGCGACAAGACCTTCCACAAAATGGAAGACGCCGACTGGGATCTGGTTTACCGCGTCCACGTCGAAGGCGCCTACAAAGTCACCCGCGCCGCCTGGCCGCACATGCGTGAGCAAAACTACGGGCGGGTGATTTTCACCGCGTCCACCTCGGGCATCTACGGCAACTTCGGCCAGTCCAATTACGGCATGGCCAAGCTCGGCCTTTACGGCCTGACCCGCACCCTGGCCATCGAAGGCCGCAAGAACAACATCCTGGTCAACGCCATCGCCCCCACCGGCGGCACCCGCATGACCGAAGGCCTGATCCCGCCGCAAGTATTCGAGCAACTCAAGCCGGAACTGGTCAGCCCACTGGTGGTGTACCTGGCCAGCGAAACCTGCCAGGACACCTCTGGCCTGTTCGAAGTCGGTGGCGGCTGGATGGGCAAGGTCCGCTGGGAACGCAGCCTCGGCGTCGGCTTCGACCCACGAGCCGGGTTCTCACCGGAAGACGTGGCGGAGCATTGGTCGCAGATTTGTGATTTCGAAGGGGCGGCGCATCCGAAGGACAACATAGAAGCGCTGAAGGAAATGATGGGGAATTTGCAGAAGTATTCGCTCTGA
- a CDS encoding DUF1302 domain-containing protein, which translates to MTKTTMRAIFTPQALAAAVALGCCAQAQAVSFNIGEIEGTFDSSLSVGASWGMRDADKSLVGIPNGGTGQASTGDDGRQNFGKGETFSKIFKGIHDLELKYGDTGVFVRGKYWYDFELKDEDRPFKQISDHNRKEGAKSSGGQILDAFVYHNYSIAELPGTVRAGKQVVSWGESTFIGNSINSINPVDVSAFRRPGAEIKEGLIPVNMLFGSQGLTDKLTVEAFYQLEWDQTVVDNCGTFFGNDVVADGCNKNYTVASPAIAPLQPVAAAFGQGFEVTREGVVVPRGQDRDARDSGQWGTALRWLGDDTEYGLYFMNYHSRTPNVGTKTAGLSTLASIPGIVTAANRIAPGSGSGLAQSVMLGRGQYYLEYPEDIRLYGASFSTTLPTGTAWTGEISYRPNLPVQVNTNDLTLAMLNPIAGGAASPIATTPGADNKGYRRKEVTQVQSTLTHFIDQIAGADRLTLVGEAAVVHVGGLEGRSKLRYGRDSVYGQYGFGGDTDGFVTSTSWGYRARAILDYNNVIAGINFKPNLSWSHDVSGYGPNGLFNEGAKAVSLGVDADYRNTYTASLSYTDFFGGDYNTLEDRDFVALSFGVNF; encoded by the coding sequence ATGACAAAAACAACAATGCGCGCCATCTTCACGCCGCAGGCGCTGGCCGCTGCGGTGGCCTTGGGTTGCTGTGCCCAGGCGCAGGCTGTTTCTTTCAACATTGGGGAAATCGAGGGCACCTTCGATTCCTCGCTGTCCGTGGGCGCGAGCTGGGGCATGCGTGATGCGGATAAATCGCTGGTGGGTATTCCCAACGGCGGCACCGGGCAGGCGTCGACCGGTGACGACGGGCGCCAGAACTTCGGCAAGGGCGAAACCTTTTCGAAGATCTTCAAGGGCATTCACGACCTCGAATTGAAGTACGGCGACACCGGTGTGTTTGTTCGTGGCAAGTACTGGTACGACTTCGAACTGAAGGACGAAGACCGGCCGTTCAAACAAATCAGCGACCACAACCGCAAGGAGGGCGCCAAGTCCTCCGGCGGGCAGATTCTCGATGCCTTCGTCTATCACAACTATTCCATCGCCGAACTGCCGGGCACCGTGCGTGCGGGCAAGCAGGTGGTCAGCTGGGGTGAAAGTACCTTCATCGGTAACTCGATCAACAGCATCAACCCCGTCGACGTTTCCGCGTTCCGCCGGCCCGGCGCCGAGATCAAGGAAGGCCTGATTCCGGTCAACATGCTGTTCGGCTCCCAGGGCCTGACGGACAAGCTGACGGTCGAGGCGTTCTATCAACTGGAATGGGACCAGACCGTCGTCGACAACTGCGGCACCTTCTTCGGCAACGATGTGGTGGCCGACGGTTGCAACAAGAACTACACCGTCGCGAGCCCGGCCATTGCGCCGTTGCAGCCGGTAGCGGCAGCATTTGGACAGGGCTTCGAGGTCACCCGCGAAGGCGTGGTCGTGCCTCGCGGACAGGACCGCGATGCCCGGGACTCGGGGCAGTGGGGCACGGCGCTGCGCTGGCTGGGGGATGACACCGAGTACGGCCTGTACTTCATGAACTACCACAGCCGCACTCCCAACGTTGGTACGAAAACGGCTGGTCTCTCCACGCTGGCAAGCATTCCGGGGATTGTCACCGCGGCCAACCGTATCGCTCCAGGTAGCGGTTCGGGGCTTGCGCAAAGCGTGATGCTCGGTCGCGGCCAGTACTACCTCGAATACCCGGAAGACATTCGCCTGTACGGCGCGAGTTTCTCCACCACCTTGCCAACCGGCACGGCGTGGACCGGAGAGATCAGCTATCGCCCCAACCTGCCAGTACAGGTCAACACCAACGACCTGACTCTGGCGATGCTCAACCCGATCGCTGGCGGCGCGGCATCACCGATCGCGACCACCCCGGGTGCCGACAACAAGGGCTATCGGCGTAAAGAAGTGACACAGGTCCAGAGCACCCTGACGCACTTTATCGATCAGATCGCGGGCGCTGATCGCCTGACCCTGGTGGGCGAAGCAGCAGTGGTGCATGTCGGTGGCCTGGAGGGTCGCAGCAAACTGCGATATGGCCGCGACTCGGTGTACGGCCAGTATGGTTTCGGCGGCGATACCGACGGCTTCGTGACCTCGACTTCGTGGGGTTATCGCGCCCGGGCGATCCTCGATTACAACAACGTCATCGCCGGGATCAACTTCAAGCCCAACCTGTCGTGGTCCCACGACGTCTCCGGCTACGGCCCCAACGGCCTGTTCAACGAAGGCGCCAAGGCGGTCAGCCTGGGCGTGGATGCGGACTACCGCAATACCTATACCGCCAGCCTCAGTTACACCGACTTCTTCGGTGGCGACTACAACACGCTCGAGGACCGCGACTTCGTGGCGTTGAGCTTTGGCGTGAACTTCTGA
- a CDS encoding DUF1329 domain-containing protein, producing MRKMILQCGVLALGLLAANVMAAVSPEEANKLGTTLTPLGAEKAGNADGSIPAWTGGIPKNAGAVDSKGFLADPFANEKPLFIITAATVDKYKDKLSDGQIAMFKRYPETYKIPVYPTHRTAALPPEIYESAKRSALNVTPINDGNGLANFTGNRYYAFPIPKNGVEVIWNHITRYHGGNLRRTITQATPQSNGDFTVIRFKDEVAVPSLLGDLKPGSDDNVLNYFKQEVTAPARLAGNVLLVHETLDQVAEPRKAWIYNAGQRRVRRAPQVAYDGVGTSSDGLRTTDNFDMFSGAPDRYDWKLIGKKEMYIPYNSYKLDSPDLKYTDVIKAGHINQDLTRYELHRVWEVVATVKPNERHVYAKRHMYIDEDTWQVALADHYDGRGQLWRVAEGHAQFYYDHQVPAYTVEALYDLIAGRYIALGMKNEEKRSFEFNIAAKAGDYTPAALRSTGVR from the coding sequence ATGCGCAAGATGATTCTGCAATGCGGTGTCCTGGCCCTCGGTCTGCTGGCTGCCAACGTCATGGCTGCGGTGTCACCGGAAGAAGCGAACAAGCTGGGTACCACGCTTACCCCCTTGGGCGCCGAGAAGGCCGGTAACGCCGACGGCTCGATTCCAGCCTGGACCGGCGGCATTCCGAAAAACGCCGGAGCGGTGGACAGCAAGGGCTTCCTGGCCGACCCGTTCGCCAATGAAAAACCGCTGTTCATCATCACGGCGGCGACGGTGGACAAGTACAAGGACAAGCTCTCCGACGGGCAGATCGCGATGTTCAAACGCTACCCGGAAACCTACAAAATCCCGGTCTATCCGACCCACCGAACCGCAGCCCTGCCACCGGAAATCTACGAGTCGGCCAAGCGCAGTGCGCTGAACGTAACCCCGATCAACGACGGCAACGGCCTGGCCAATTTCACCGGCAATCGCTACTACGCCTTCCCGATTCCGAAGAACGGCGTCGAAGTGATCTGGAACCACATCACCCGTTACCACGGCGGCAATCTGCGGCGCACCATTACCCAGGCTACGCCGCAGTCCAACGGCGACTTCACCGTGATTCGCTTCAAGGATGAGGTGGCAGTGCCTTCGCTGCTGGGAGACCTGAAACCGGGCAGCGATGACAACGTGCTCAATTATTTCAAACAGGAAGTGACGGCCCCGGCTCGGCTGGCGGGTAACGTGCTGCTGGTTCACGAGACCCTCGATCAGGTTGCTGAACCGCGCAAGGCCTGGATCTACAACGCCGGCCAGCGCCGTGTACGACGCGCACCGCAAGTGGCCTATGACGGGGTCGGCACTTCGTCCGACGGCCTGCGCACCACCGACAACTTCGACATGTTTTCCGGCGCCCCGGACCGCTACGACTGGAAGTTGATCGGCAAGAAGGAAATGTACATTCCGTACAACAGCTACAAGCTCGATTCGCCCGATCTGAAATACACCGATGTGATCAAGGCCGGTCATATCAACCAGGACCTGACCCGCTACGAATTGCATCGAGTCTGGGAAGTGGTGGCGACGGTCAAGCCCAACGAGCGTCACGTGTACGCCAAGCGTCACATGTACATCGACGAAGACACCTGGCAGGTGGCGCTGGCCGATCACTATGACGGTCGCGGCCAACTCTGGCGTGTGGCCGAAGGGCATGCGCAGTTCTACTACGATCATCAGGTGCCGGCCTACACCGTCGAAGCGCTGTATGACCTGATCGCCGGTCGCTACATCGCCCTGGGAATGAAGAACGAAGAGAAACGCAGCTTCGAATTCAACATCGCGGCAAAAGCCGGGGACTACACGCCAGCAGCCCTGCGGAGCACAGGGGTGAGGTAA